The genomic segment TCGCTATGGTTCCCGTAGCCGAAGGGCTGTCAACTATCACTTTACCGAAGGGAACCAGACCGAGCAGGGAGAGCTTAAAACACTGTACCCCGAAAGGAATGCCGACAATGGTCAGGCAGAGCAGCAGCCCTCCGATTAAATAAAGCAGAAAGATGATAAATCCTCCCAAAATAATCCATATAATATTGCCGATAATACTCATATACCTGG from the Bacillota bacterium genome contains:
- a CDS encoding YccF domain-containing protein, yielding RYMSIIGNIIWIILGGFIIFLLYLIGGLLLCLTIVGIPFGVQCFKLSLLGLVPFGKVIVDSPSATGTIAIIFNILWIITFGLIIALTHIVLAIILALTIIGIPFARQHIKLASLAITPFGHSFR